From the Streptomyces pluripotens genome, one window contains:
- a CDS encoding DUF397 domain-containing protein — translation MTTEDPRWFTSSYSSNGGQCIEVATNLVAPCGVVPVRDSKNPSGPVLDLPAEAFSSFVTGVKAGGFAVV, via the coding sequence GTGACGACCGAAGACCCGCGTTGGTTCACGTCCTCGTACAGCAGCAACGGCGGCCAGTGCATCGAGGTCGCCACCAACCTCGTCGCCCCGTGCGGCGTGGTCCCCGTCCGGGACTCGAAGAATCCGAGCGGTCCGGTTCTGGACCTTCCCGCCGAGGCGTTCTCGTCGTTCGTGACGGGCGTCAAGGCCGGCGGGTTCGCAGTGGTCTGA
- the rocD gene encoding ornithine--oxo-acid transaminase, producing the protein MTAAEDLIAAAGAHCAPTYRPLPVVVATAEGAWMTDVEGRRYLDWLAGYSALNFGHRNRRLIDAAKAQLERVTLTSRAFHHDRFAAFCTQLAELCGMEMVLPMNTGVEAVESALKTARKWGYRVKGVPAEMAKIVVAGGNFHGRTTTVISFSTDAQARADFGPYTPGFEIVPYGDLTAMRSALTENTVAVLLEPIQGESGVIVPPAGYLPGVRELTRERNVLFVADEIQSGLGRTGKTFACEHEGVVPDVYVLGKALGGGIVPVSAVVSSEAVLGVFRPGDHGSTFGGNPLACAVALEVIAMLRTGEYQARAAELGARLHRALRTLLDGGAVTAVRGRGLWAGVDIAPGLGTGREVSERLVERGVLVKDTHGSTIRIAPPLVIGEEDLDWGLEQLTAVLGG; encoded by the coding sequence GTGACCGCTGCCGAGGATCTGATCGCCGCCGCCGGCGCGCACTGTGCGCCCACCTACCGTCCGCTGCCGGTCGTGGTGGCCACGGCCGAGGGCGCATGGATGACGGATGTGGAGGGACGCCGGTACCTGGACTGGCTGGCGGGCTACTCGGCGCTCAACTTCGGACACCGCAACCGGCGGCTGATCGATGCGGCGAAGGCACAGCTGGAACGGGTCACACTGACCTCCCGCGCCTTCCACCACGACCGGTTCGCAGCGTTCTGCACCCAGCTGGCCGAGCTGTGCGGCATGGAGATGGTGCTGCCGATGAACACCGGCGTGGAGGCCGTGGAGAGCGCGCTGAAGACGGCTCGGAAGTGGGGGTACCGGGTGAAGGGGGTGCCCGCGGAGATGGCGAAGATCGTGGTCGCGGGCGGCAACTTCCACGGGCGTACGACGACTGTGATCAGCTTCTCGACGGATGCGCAGGCCCGCGCGGACTTCGGGCCGTACACGCCGGGGTTCGAGATCGTGCCCTACGGAGACCTGACGGCGATGCGGTCGGCGCTCACCGAGAACACGGTGGCGGTGCTTCTGGAGCCGATCCAGGGCGAGTCCGGGGTGATCGTGCCACCGGCCGGTTATCTGCCGGGGGTGCGGGAGCTGACGCGCGAGCGGAACGTCCTCTTCGTCGCCGACGAGATCCAGTCGGGCCTGGGCCGGACCGGAAAGACCTTCGCGTGCGAGCACGAGGGGGTGGTGCCGGACGTGTACGTGCTGGGCAAGGCGCTCGGCGGCGGGATCGTCCCGGTGTCGGCAGTGGTGTCGAGCGAGGCGGTGCTCGGGGTGTTCCGGCCGGGCGACCACGGGTCGACGTTCGGCGGGAATCCGCTGGCCTGTGCGGTGGCGCTGGAGGTGATCGCGATGCTGCGGACCGGTGAGTACCAGGCGCGGGCGGCGGAGCTGGGCGCCCGTCTGCACCGCGCACTGCGAACGCTGCTCGACGGGGGTGCAGTGACGGCGGTGCGCGGGCGCGGGCTGTGGGCGGGAGTGGACATCGCGCCGGGACTGGGTACCGGACGAGAGGTGTCGGAGCGGCTGGTGGAGCGCGGGGTACTGGTGAAGGACACCCACGGGTCCACCATCCGGATCGCGCCACCGCTGGTGATCGGCGAGGAGGACCTGGACTGGGGGCTGGAGCAGCTCACAGCGGTGTTGGGCGGCTGA